A genomic region of Thermoanaerobaculia bacterium contains the following coding sequences:
- the ccsA gene encoding cytochrome c biogenesis protein CcsA, producing the protein MSAALVGVLALLLYGAAEGFSIVSLRKNSDSLARWTTVFLVSGLVVHFVALQIRARRIHSVPYRDLSDSMSFFAWMIALAYVILFFRHRERSTGPFLIPLVLLFLAISLLTRPATLPARKELSGSLFAFHVTMAILGYAALSLSFVLALLYLIQNRQLRQRRTGLLFSRLPALDVLDRMEHTAVAVGFSALAVSATLGMIWAKKNWGTVWDAKLGATLLVLVVYAVALFSAPLGLKGKRTAFVSIVGFSLVLFSYTIVNLFVSKGHVFR; encoded by the coding sequence ATGAGCGCCGCCCTGGTCGGAGTCCTCGCCCTCCTTCTCTACGGAGCGGCCGAGGGCTTCTCGATCGTCTCTCTCCGGAAAAACTCCGACTCGCTCGCCCGTTGGACTACGGTTTTCCTGGTCTCCGGCCTGGTCGTCCACTTCGTGGCGCTCCAGATTCGGGCGCGGAGGATCCACTCGGTTCCGTATCGCGACCTCTCCGATTCGATGTCGTTCTTCGCGTGGATGATCGCCCTCGCCTACGTCATTCTCTTCTTCCGCCATCGCGAGCGCTCGACCGGCCCGTTCCTGATTCCGCTCGTCCTCCTCTTCCTGGCGATCTCGCTCCTGACGCGTCCGGCCACCCTTCCGGCCCGCAAGGAGCTGTCGGGCTCCCTCTTCGCCTTCCACGTGACGATGGCGATCCTCGGCTACGCCGCCCTTTCGCTGTCGTTCGTCCTCGCGTTGCTCTATCTCATCCAGAACCGGCAGCTCCGCCAGCGGCGCACCGGGCTCCTCTTCTCGCGCCTTCCGGCGCTCGACGTGCTCGACCGGATGGAGCACACCGCGGTTGCCGTCGGGTTCTCCGCGCTCGCCGTCTCGGCGACGCTCGGGATGATTTGGGCGAAGAAGAACTGGGGCACGGTCTGGGACGCGAAGCTCGGCGCCACCCTCCTCGTCCTCGTCGTGTACGCGGTCGCCCTCTTCTCGGCGCCGCTGGGGCTGAAGGGGAAAAGGACGGCGTTCGTCTCGATCGTCGGGTTCTCGCTGGTGCTCTTCTCTTACACCATCGTGAACCTCTTCGTCAGCAAAGGGCACGTGTTCCGATGA